AAATCACTCGAAAGTTCCGACGTATTGGAGTCGAAAGTGTAGATCTGTTACATCCCAAGTGGCCACTATTATGCCACGTAATGCGAATCGGTTAAAAATATTGAGATCGGTAGCTCTGTTCAGTAATTTAGTTCGAAAATAGAATCAATATGAGTTTCATATTTGATTCGAATTTATTTATCTAAGTGCTTTTGATaccatttttcaaatatttacttatcgaaactaaaatttaaaaatcgtAAATGGATCAATGGCTAGCAAAACATCCCAAATGCAAGCAAATCTATTTTCGAATAAAGTTGCAAAGTAAGATCCTAGTTCTAAAATTTAGTATGTAAATCGAGATGGAAGAATTATGATAGGGTCTAGTTTGTAACTAGTTGTTAAAGAATTTGGATCAGTTGTATTATTTAAGATAAACTGAAAGCTAGTTCAAACTTCATTTTCCATACTAAATTGGTGTCACTACTAGCTTGAGACTGCTGGTAAATATGCTCGCTCAGTCCTCTCTCAGGCGATAGCAGTTCATAAGTTCTATAAGGGAAGAATCTGTTTCTAGACTGAATTACGATAAATTTTTTTCGAGTTGTAGACTAAAATGATAATTAGTGATTAGTTACATCGAAAAAAGGGAGGCCATTTGCTTTGAAAATTTATCATCTCTGCAGAGTAAGATGGAGAGTTTAAAATTAGTTtcaatcatttcgagactattattttgaatagcagcaacaacaactaacTATGATAGTtggtgggattcaaggggttgtgtagcgcaacatatacatagcttctccaacccaattctcaacctcaccttcgTGCGGCGAAtgccgtttcactaacagacgaggctctggcgaccccaaggtccTTGTAGAACTTGGGAGTGGGGTAGAAaggaatgacctgaaggtttaatgttaccatataaatcgttccctagatagtcgggatagtaccttaatggtgctgtgttaccggagcgtaccggatctgtatccggcaaaggaccatcacatcgataacactccccaaagccttcggggaataaccttatcgctacaacaacaacaacaacatggtagTTGGTTGTTATTGCAAAGCGGTTAGTTTGATTCGTTCAATCAGTAATCATTGATTTCGGATCAAAACCAGACTGTTTTAACTAATCGCGGCTAGTTTGAAATAAGTTTagtagtaatttaaatttattcagACTCTAGTTTTCAGTTAGTTTAGCTCGAAAGATATTCAGCCAATACAGAACAAACTACTTGCCCATTCATAAACCACAAGGGAACAATCAGCGAACGGACCTTGTTTTTAGTAGATTGGCGCTAGCCGGAGCATAAGTTGATGTCCAGTTTATAGAAACTCGATTCTCACTTAACCAATATGTGGCAAGTTTATTTTATGTTTAACAAAATGCACTCCATCCGCGCGCCTAAATAGGCTATATATAACCTTATCCACGCATCGGCTTCATTCTTTCCTACTACGCCTTTAACAATTTCAGTCCTCCATTTGTCTTTTACGCTCACTTACATCACtagttttcataaaaaaaaatacacagtATTTATTTAAATGTTATACCATAAAAAAACTTATTACATAAGCTGCATCCCCACTTTGCGACCCACTTTCTAAACCGCCACAATTTTGCTTGGATCCACCTTGACGCGCAAGAAAACCGTATCGTCCTTGATGAAGGGTCGTCTGTGTAGAATTTCATGTGATATAAAACGTGgaaaaccaaaacccaattgatCGGGCTCATTTGATGGACGCTGGAAATTTTCCCATGTTGGATCGGGCACAAAAGACTCAGCCACACCGCCTTGTCCGGTTTGTGCACCCTGCTCGAAGAGTGTGAATGTGATGGAGTGTGCAAATGGCCATTTCAAGAGAGCATCATATTCGCCCGGCAGCACCTTAATATACACCGATACATGAGTATTCTCACCTGGTCCATTGCCATTGAGAAACATTGAAGCTTGCAATTTGTAACCATATTGTGACGTATAAAATGGCGGTGATACCAGCTCAAGTCCATCTTTGCTGCGCGCCTCTGTCATTTTTGCTGACCAATCTGTGATCTTCCATAGTAAAGTACCTGTGCAATTGATTGATAACTTTGACACGGCAGTCTTTAGCATTTGTATTTGTTGTCCTTGACGTGAGGAGAGCGCTACCATTAATGATAAATGTGATGCAGCATTCGCTTCTAGATGTGCTTCGAGCATATGTCGTGGACCCTTGAAACGGCAACCGGCCTCTTTGAAACTGCAGGCAATAGCTAGCGCTTTACAATCATCACGCAAATGTGCTTCCATATCACCACGAGCTATAGCACCGACATCGCAACGTTGTGGACATGTCATAGGTGCACGTGGACATTGTGCTAAATGCAGTGGCAACGTATCAGCGGAGAATTCACGTGCGCAGTGTACGCAGCGACGTAAACGTTTGGCACAATCTTTTGACTTGTGTAATGTCATGCGAGCGCGTAGTATACGTTGCCCACATTTTGATTCACAGTAGATAGGCTCCTGACCGCAAGTACCGGCATGTTCTTCAAGTCCTGCACCAGAGAACTCATTTTGACAAAATTCACATTTGGTACGTCGCATGCTGCAGGTGAACTGTAGGTGGTCGGTCATCATGATGCGTGGAATTTGTGCACCGCATTTATTCGGACACTGAGTAGCATCATGTTTGCATACATTCAAATGACCCTGGAATAAGAAGAGAAAAATGGTGAGTTAAAATAACAAAAAGTTTGAGTTTGATTCAGTATCGATGTTTCAAGTTCGGCTTCTACAAAAATTGGAATTCTCCTATGAACACCTATTCAAGATCTTTGATTCCTACTTCGAGTGTTAGTgtggtaggttaggttagagtggccaccggtacGAGCACCAGTacacttaggcccaaaaggtcccattgtgacaCCACGTGGATCtgtcccctactcaaaccaacaggtcgattcagcaaatatcaggaatttcttaggttccaactagCCAGAtaacaaagatcgtcaaagaagggagatcccagagattccttcctcttgcgccaaagcgcaggacacagaaaatgtttgactgtttctacctcctcttcgtctttgcagctcctgcagttaTCATTATGtgaccggttataagtccaaccattAGAGATATGTCCCCCTTCCAAGAACACGGAGACCTCTtgtacgtctcgcgtcccattcaggccacacgagcttagtgtggtagcaggattcgagatttatctatctcacacccgcttccctaaggaaaattcctttcaaagtgagcttacaggtagcgagcg
The DNA window shown above is from Eurosta solidaginis isolate ZX-2024a chromosome 2, ASM4086904v1, whole genome shotgun sequence and carries:
- the Traf4 gene encoding TNF receptor-associated factor 4 isoform X3 gives rise to the protein MCEMFRRSIASSVQSSSRENTYEEIYPGPDPKQAIMGSLVFCIHHKQGCKWSDELRKLKGHLNVCKHDATQCPNKCGAQIPRIMMTDHLQFTCSMRRTKCEFCQNEFSGAGLEEHAGTCGQEPIYCESKCGQRILRARMTLHKSKDCAKRLRRCVHCAREFSADTLPLHLAQCPRAPMTCPQRCDVGAIARGDMEAHLRDDCKALAIACSFKEAGCRFKGPRHMLEAHLEANAASHLSLMVALSSRQGQQIQMLKTAVSKLSINCTGTLLWKITDWSAKMTEARSKDGLELVSPPFYTSQYGYKLQASMFLNGNGPGENTHVSVYIKVLPGEYDALLKWPFAHSITFTLFEQGAQTGQGGVAESFVPDPTWENFQRPSNEPDQLGFGFPRFISHEILHRRPFIKDDTVFLRVKVDPSKIVAV
- the Traf4 gene encoding TNF receptor-associated factor 4 isoform X2 gives rise to the protein MSLTTSEMFRRSIASSVQSSSRENTYEEIYPGPDPKQAIMGSLVFCIHHKQGCKWSDELRKLKGHLNVCKHDATQCPNKCGAQIPRIMMTDHLQFTCSMRRTKCEFCQNEFSGAGLEEHAGTCGQEPIYCESKCGQRILRARMTLHKSKDCAKRLRRCVHCAREFSADTLPLHLAQCPRAPMTCPQRCDVGAIARGDMEAHLRDDCKALAIACSFKEAGCRFKGPRHMLEAHLEANAASHLSLMVALSSRQGQQIQMLKTAVSKLSINCTGTLLWKITDWSAKMTEARSKDGLELVSPPFYTSQYGYKLQASMFLNGNGPGENTHVSVYIKVLPGEYDALLKWPFAHSITFTLFEQGAQTGQGGVAESFVPDPTWENFQRPSNEPDQLGFGFPRFISHEILHRRPFIKDDTVFLRVKVDPSKIVAV
- the Traf4 gene encoding TNF receptor-associated factor 4 isoform X1, producing the protein MVRSLAQWTKTLSFPSRLSPNRNSKDCTNLNTTSPVPPPTPPRNKTAANNNCATSRSSTSTASSSSANTSPSPNTTMGNSNNNCNDSNYCNGNNNKHNLPITELEQIIYPGPDPKQAIMGSLVFCIHHKQGCKWSDELRKLKGHLNVCKHDATQCPNKCGAQIPRIMMTDHLQFTCSMRRTKCEFCQNEFSGAGLEEHAGTCGQEPIYCESKCGQRILRARMTLHKSKDCAKRLRRCVHCAREFSADTLPLHLAQCPRAPMTCPQRCDVGAIARGDMEAHLRDDCKALAIACSFKEAGCRFKGPRHMLEAHLEANAASHLSLMVALSSRQGQQIQMLKTAVSKLSINCTGTLLWKITDWSAKMTEARSKDGLELVSPPFYTSQYGYKLQASMFLNGNGPGENTHVSVYIKVLPGEYDALLKWPFAHSITFTLFEQGAQTGQGGVAESFVPDPTWENFQRPSNEPDQLGFGFPRFISHEILHRRPFIKDDTVFLRVKVDPSKIVAV